A region from the Drosophila ananassae strain 14024-0371.13 chromosome 2L, ASM1763931v2, whole genome shotgun sequence genome encodes:
- the LOC6505997 gene encoding LOW QUALITY PROTEIN: pickpocket protein 19 (The sequence of the model RefSeq protein was modified relative to this genomic sequence to represent the inferred CDS: substituted 1 base at 1 genomic stop codon) encodes MIYPKEFPRPRRPIYGSYGEKLELSKPQPQPVTKVRSLKHKIGLLWPYLKEYAMISSVHGIRYLADPKMKKFERIIWLLILITTSIGAIVVYVDLNNLYQSIRIQTTIRNSMLPIFRVPFPSIGLCPRNRMNWIVLENEATSHFLGGNVSDIQKDIFIKFFYAASDPHLNRLGEMSRFFSNESLTADLHLLNGLDLAEVFKYIQVKCEHLIFSCRWKGNPINCCDYFELQFTESGLCYVFNGEISPESRTKAKENKYYPLRTAQFGEGSGLDVFLRLNRSLITRGRRGVFLMIKQPQQWSDVVRLVPHEAHTRVSIAPRLTDTDERTRSVTPEVRRCLFADEINHPAYKNLPGFEYWMGNCRSKCHQEHVVDLCKCSPSIFFPVTDKDNFTVCKASDFKCLYDNRLIFSTERHPEEKDYVDNISKESMIXDCFTSCKQLIFDRVFSSTSIDNNDTETDLGTMRIEVFFQSGWFIQYQTTMRFTFVELLASFGGIIGLFLGASLLSAFELIYYFTIGLFLYLHGDRKLDETSNETKTHTPIINIQLGPKKITPIKYRY; translated from the exons ATGATTTATCCCAAGGAATTTCCCAGGCCAAGGCGGCCAATTTATGGGAGTTATGGCGAAAAATTGGAACTTTCCAAGCCGCAGCCACAGCCTGTGACTAAAGTCAGAAgcttaaaacataaaataggGCTTTTATGGCCCTATTTAAAGGAATATGCTATGATATCCTCAGTTCACGGTATCAGGTATTTGGCAGACCCCaaaatgaaaaagtttgaaag aatCATTTGGCTTTTGATTCTCATAACCACCAGCATTGGTGCCATTGTGGTCTATGTTGATCTGAATAACCTGTACCAATCAATAAGAATTCAAACTACCATCAGAAACTCGATGCTTCCGATTTTCCGCGTTCCATTTCCATCGATTGGCCTTTGTCCGAGGAACAGAATGAACTGGATTGTTCTGGAGAACGAAGCTACTTCCCACTTCCTGGGCGGCAATGTATCCGACATTCAAAAGGACAtcttcattaaattcttttatgCTGCATCCGATCCGCACTTAAATCGCTTGGGGGAAATGTCAAGATTCTTTTCCAATGAATCTCTGACTGCTGACCTTCACCTGCTGAATGGATTGGATTTGGCTGAAGTCTTTAAATATATTCAGGTTAAATGCgagcatttaatcttctcgtGTCGATGGAAAGGTAATCCCATAAACTGTTGTGATTATTTCGAACTGCAGTTTACAGAGTCGGGGTTGTGTTATGTTTTTAATGGGGAGATAAGTCCAGAATCTAGGACAAAGGCG AAAGAAAATAAGTATTATCCATTACGAACCGCCCAATTTGGCGAGGGTTCTGGATTGGATGTTTTTCTGCGACTCAATAGATCCTTGATTACCCGCGGCAGACGTGGCGTATTCTTGATGATTAAGCAGCCGCAACAGTGGAGCGATGTGGTACGCCTCGTGCCACATGAGGCGCATACCCGTGTCAGTATTGCGCCTCGGCTTACGGACACTGATGAACGAACCCGTTCAGTTACACCGGAAGTAAGGCGATGCCTATTTGCGGACGAAATTAACCATCCTGCATATAAAAACCTTCCTGGTTTTGAGTATTGGATGGGAAACTGTCGCAGCAAATGCCACCAAGAGCATGTTGTTGATTTGTGCAAGTGTTCTCCATCAATTTTCTTTCCCGTCACCGATAAag ATAACTTTACTGTCTGCAAAGCATCCGACTTCAAGTGTCTCTATGACAACAGac TTATATTCAGTACTGAAAGACATCCCGAGGAAAAGGACTATGTGGATAATATTAGTAAAGAAAGCATGATTTGAGACTGCTTCACCAGCTGTAAACAATTGATTTTTGATAGAGTCTTCTCCAGCACGTCAATAGA TAACAATGACACTGAAACCGATTTGGGAACAATGCGGATAGAAGTTTTTTTTCAATCCGGTTGGTTTATTCAATATCAAACTACAATGCGTTTCACTTTTGTAGAACTTTTGG CTAGTTTTGGTGGCATAATTGGATTATTTCTAGGAGCCTCGCTCTTAAGTGCTTTTGAGCTAATTTATTACTTCACCATTGgcttatttttgtacttgcaCGGCGATAGGAAATTGGATGAGACATCAAACGAAACTAAAACCCACACTCCCATCATTAACATACAGTTGGGCCCGAAAAAAATAACACCAATCAAATACAGATATTAG
- the LOC6505530 gene encoding dopamine receptor 2 isoform X3 produces MVEDNESPEAEGAVPLLALLRGDGFNQSQAQNLAQAPTQMPPFFGSYNISEDVYFYFNGAPTSTELSLGGGGALNATSTTLSPTTSGVGFSTTPEPDLSEFLEALPNDRVGLLAFLFLFSFATVFGNSLVILAVIRERYLHTATNYFITSLAVADCLVGLVVMPFSALYEVLENTWFFGTDWCDIWRSLDVLFSTASILNLCVISLDRYWAITDPFSYPMRMTVKRAAGLIAAVWICSSAISFPAIVWWRAARDGEMPAYKCTFTEHLGYLVFSSTISFYLPLLVMVFTYCRIYRAAVIQTRSLKIGTKQVLMASGELQLTLRIHRGGTTRDQANQVAGGGGGGGGGGGSLSHSHSHSHHHHHNHGGGTTTSTPEEPDDEPLSALHNNGLARHRHMGKNFSLSRKLAKFAKEKKAAKTLGIVMGVFIVCWLPFFVVNLLSGFCIECIEHEEIVSAIVTWLGWINSCMNPVIYACWSRDFRRAFVRLLCMCCPRKIRRKYQPTMRSKSQCHVAAAMVAASTSFGYHSVNQLDRTLM; encoded by the exons ATGGTGGAGGACAATGAGTCGCCGGAAGCGGAAGGAGCCGTCCCCCTGTTGGCCCTCCTTCGCGGAGATGGTTTCAATCAAAGCCAGGCCCAGAATCTGGCTCAAGCCCCGACTCAGATGCCCCCTTTTTTCGGCAGCTACAATATATCCGAGGACGTGTACTTTTACTTCAACGGTGCGCCCACAAGTACGGAGCTGTCACTCGGAGGGGGCGGAGCACTCAATGCCACCAGCACCACCTTGAGCCCCACGACGAGCGGAGTGGGCTTCTCCACCACACCGGAACCGGATCTCTCCGAGTTCCTGGAGGCTCTGCCCAATGATCGAGTGGGGCTATTGGCCTTTTTGTTCCTCTTCTCGTTCGCCACCGTTTTTGGCAACTCTCTGGTTATATTGGCCGTCATCAGGGAACGGTACTTGCACACGGCCACCAATTATTTCATAACCAGCCTAGCGGTGGCCGACTGTCTGGTGGGTCTGGTGGTCATGCCCTTCTCCGCCCTGTACGAGGTGCTGGAAAACACCTGGTTCTTTGGTACTGACTGGTGCGACATCTGGAGGTCCTTGGACGTGCTCTTCAGCACAGCCTCGATCCTGAATCTGTGCGTGATCTCCCTGGATCGATACTGGGCCATCACAGATCCCTTCAGCTATCCCATGCGGATGACCGTGAAAAGGGCCGCCGGGCTGATAGCCGCCGTTTGGATTTGCTCCAGTGCCATCAGTTTCCCGGCCATCGTCTGGTGGCGAGCGGCGAGGGATGGGGAAATGCCGGCCTACAAGTGCACCTTCACCGAGCACCTGGGCTACCTGGTCTTCTCGTCGACGATCTCGTTCTACTTGCCGCTCCTAGTCATGGTCTTCACCTACTGCCGGATCTACAGGGCGGCGGTCATTCAGACGAGGTCCCTGAAAATTGGCACCAAACAAGTACTGATGGCCTCCGGGGAGTTGCAACTCACCTTGCGAATCCATCGAGGCGGCACCACCCGCGATCAGGCCAACCAGGTGGCAGGAGGAGGTGGCGGAGGAGGCGGGGGTGGTGGATCCCTAAGTCACTCGCACTCCCATTCGCATCACCATCATCACAACCACGGCGGAGGCACAACCACCTCCACTCCAGAGGAACCCGACGATGAACCTCTATCCGCGCTTCACAACAACGGACTGGCCCGACATCGACACATGGGCAAAAATTTCTCGTTATCCCGGAAACTGGCCAAGTTCGCAAAGGAAAAGAAAGCGGCCAAGACGCTGGGCATCGTGATGGGTGTATTCATCGTGTGCTGGTTGCCGTTCTTCGTGGTCAACCTGCTGTCGGGATTCTGCATCGAGTGCATCGAGCACGAGGAGATCGTGTCGGCAATTGTGACTTGGCTGGGATGGATAAACTCCTGCATGAATCCTGTCATCTACGCCTGCTGGAGCAGGGACTTCCGCAG GGCCTTTGTGCGACTGCTGTGTATGTGCTGTCCTCGAAAGATCCGCCGCAAATACCAGCCCACGATGCGGTCAAAATCGCAG
- the LOC6505530 gene encoding dopamine receptor 2 isoform X2, which translates to MVEDNESPEAEGAVPLLALLRGDGFNQSQAQNLAQAPTQMPPFFGSYNISEDVYFYFNGAPTSTELSLGGGGALNATSTTLSPTTSGVGFSTTPEPDLSEFLEALPNDRVGLLAFLFLFSFATVFGNSLVILAVIRERYLHTATNYFITSLAVADCLVGLVVMPFSALYEVLENTWFFGTDWCDIWRSLDVLFSTASILNLCVISLDRYWAITDPFSYPMRMTVKRAAGLIAAVWICSSAISFPAIVWWRAARDGEMPAYKCTFTEHLGYLVFSSTISFYLPLLVMVFTYCRIYRAAVIQTRSLKIGTKQVLMASGELQLTLRIHRGGTTRDQANQVAGGGGGGGGGGGSLSHSHSHSHHHHHNHGGGTTTSTPEEPDDEPLSALHNNGLARHRHMGKNFSLSRKLAKFAKEKKAAKTLGIVMGVFIVCWLPFFVVNLLSGFCIECIEHEEIVSAIVTWLGWINSCMNPVIYACWSRDFRRAFVRLLCMCCPRKIRRKYQPTMRSKSQRFATRRCYSTCSLHGIQHVRHNSCEQTYI; encoded by the exons ATGGTGGAGGACAATGAGTCGCCGGAAGCGGAAGGAGCCGTCCCCCTGTTGGCCCTCCTTCGCGGAGATGGTTTCAATCAAAGCCAGGCCCAGAATCTGGCTCAAGCCCCGACTCAGATGCCCCCTTTTTTCGGCAGCTACAATATATCCGAGGACGTGTACTTTTACTTCAACGGTGCGCCCACAAGTACGGAGCTGTCACTCGGAGGGGGCGGAGCACTCAATGCCACCAGCACCACCTTGAGCCCCACGACGAGCGGAGTGGGCTTCTCCACCACACCGGAACCGGATCTCTCCGAGTTCCTGGAGGCTCTGCCCAATGATCGAGTGGGGCTATTGGCCTTTTTGTTCCTCTTCTCGTTCGCCACCGTTTTTGGCAACTCTCTGGTTATATTGGCCGTCATCAGGGAACGGTACTTGCACACGGCCACCAATTATTTCATAACCAGCCTAGCGGTGGCCGACTGTCTGGTGGGTCTGGTGGTCATGCCCTTCTCCGCCCTGTACGAGGTGCTGGAAAACACCTGGTTCTTTGGTACTGACTGGTGCGACATCTGGAGGTCCTTGGACGTGCTCTTCAGCACAGCCTCGATCCTGAATCTGTGCGTGATCTCCCTGGATCGATACTGGGCCATCACAGATCCCTTCAGCTATCCCATGCGGATGACCGTGAAAAGGGCCGCCGGGCTGATAGCCGCCGTTTGGATTTGCTCCAGTGCCATCAGTTTCCCGGCCATCGTCTGGTGGCGAGCGGCGAGGGATGGGGAAATGCCGGCCTACAAGTGCACCTTCACCGAGCACCTGGGCTACCTGGTCTTCTCGTCGACGATCTCGTTCTACTTGCCGCTCCTAGTCATGGTCTTCACCTACTGCCGGATCTACAGGGCGGCGGTCATTCAGACGAGGTCCCTGAAAATTGGCACCAAACAAGTACTGATGGCCTCCGGGGAGTTGCAACTCACCTTGCGAATCCATCGAGGCGGCACCACCCGCGATCAGGCCAACCAGGTGGCAGGAGGAGGTGGCGGAGGAGGCGGGGGTGGTGGATCCCTAAGTCACTCGCACTCCCATTCGCATCACCATCATCACAACCACGGCGGAGGCACAACCACCTCCACTCCAGAGGAACCCGACGATGAACCTCTATCCGCGCTTCACAACAACGGACTGGCCCGACATCGACACATGGGCAAAAATTTCTCGTTATCCCGGAAACTGGCCAAGTTCGCAAAGGAAAAGAAAGCGGCCAAGACGCTGGGCATCGTGATGGGTGTATTCATCGTGTGCTGGTTGCCGTTCTTCGTGGTCAACCTGCTGTCGGGATTCTGCATCGAGTGCATCGAGCACGAGGAGATCGTGTCGGCAATTGTGACTTGGCTGGGATGGATAAACTCCTGCATGAATCCTGTCATCTACGCCTGCTGGAGCAGGGACTTCCGCAG GGCCTTTGTGCGACTGCTGTGTATGTGCTGTCCTCGAAAGATCCGCCGCAAATACCAGCCCACGATGCGGTCAAAATCGCAG AGATTCGCGACACGGCGCTGCTACTCGACCTGCTCGCTGCACGGCATTCAGCACGTGCGGCACAATTCCTGCGAGCAGACTTACATATAG
- the LOC6505530 gene encoding dopamine receptor 2 isoform X1: MVEDNESPEAEGAVPLLALLRGDGFNQSQAQNLAQAPTQMPPFFGSYNISEDVYFYFNGAPTSTELSLGGGGALNATSTTLSPTTSGVGFSTTPEPDLSEFLEALPNDRVGLLAFLFLFSFATVFGNSLVILAVIRERYLHTATNYFITSLAVADCLVGLVVMPFSALYEVLENTWFFGTDWCDIWRSLDVLFSTASILNLCVISLDRYWAITDPFSYPMRMTVKRAAGLIAAVWICSSAISFPAIVWWRAARDGEMPAYKCTFTEHLGYLVFSSTISFYLPLLVMVFTYCRIYRAAVIQTRSLKIGTKQVLMASGELQLTLRIHRGGTTRDQANQVAGGGGGGGGGGGSLSHSHSHSHHHHHNHGGGTTTSTPEEPDDEPLSALHNNGLARHRHMGKNFSLSRKLAKFAKEKKAAKTLGIVMGVFIVCWLPFFVVNLLSGFCIECIEHEEIVSAIVTWLGWINSCMNPVIYACWSRDFRRAFVRLLCMCCPRKIRRKYQPTMRSKSQVSCPVPPADEYLPFQLTSTCDTPSLSHGLGGVFKVLLVHRLFFRARSKKVSAAYAFVCSKYEAQRTAKLIYKFNEYAYRKKTGIYHSRWPIIPPVAPTDFRSHMADNHENFLTSAPDSFSSSPPGTPHTSVHKSSGVASLNLSTHRPPQSFPDFNESFSNVRQL; this comes from the exons ATGGTGGAGGACAATGAGTCGCCGGAAGCGGAAGGAGCCGTCCCCCTGTTGGCCCTCCTTCGCGGAGATGGTTTCAATCAAAGCCAGGCCCAGAATCTGGCTCAAGCCCCGACTCAGATGCCCCCTTTTTTCGGCAGCTACAATATATCCGAGGACGTGTACTTTTACTTCAACGGTGCGCCCACAAGTACGGAGCTGTCACTCGGAGGGGGCGGAGCACTCAATGCCACCAGCACCACCTTGAGCCCCACGACGAGCGGAGTGGGCTTCTCCACCACACCGGAACCGGATCTCTCCGAGTTCCTGGAGGCTCTGCCCAATGATCGAGTGGGGCTATTGGCCTTTTTGTTCCTCTTCTCGTTCGCCACCGTTTTTGGCAACTCTCTGGTTATATTGGCCGTCATCAGGGAACGGTACTTGCACACGGCCACCAATTATTTCATAACCAGCCTAGCGGTGGCCGACTGTCTGGTGGGTCTGGTGGTCATGCCCTTCTCCGCCCTGTACGAGGTGCTGGAAAACACCTGGTTCTTTGGTACTGACTGGTGCGACATCTGGAGGTCCTTGGACGTGCTCTTCAGCACAGCCTCGATCCTGAATCTGTGCGTGATCTCCCTGGATCGATACTGGGCCATCACAGATCCCTTCAGCTATCCCATGCGGATGACCGTGAAAAGGGCCGCCGGGCTGATAGCCGCCGTTTGGATTTGCTCCAGTGCCATCAGTTTCCCGGCCATCGTCTGGTGGCGAGCGGCGAGGGATGGGGAAATGCCGGCCTACAAGTGCACCTTCACCGAGCACCTGGGCTACCTGGTCTTCTCGTCGACGATCTCGTTCTACTTGCCGCTCCTAGTCATGGTCTTCACCTACTGCCGGATCTACAGGGCGGCGGTCATTCAGACGAGGTCCCTGAAAATTGGCACCAAACAAGTACTGATGGCCTCCGGGGAGTTGCAACTCACCTTGCGAATCCATCGAGGCGGCACCACCCGCGATCAGGCCAACCAGGTGGCAGGAGGAGGTGGCGGAGGAGGCGGGGGTGGTGGATCCCTAAGTCACTCGCACTCCCATTCGCATCACCATCATCACAACCACGGCGGAGGCACAACCACCTCCACTCCAGAGGAACCCGACGATGAACCTCTATCCGCGCTTCACAACAACGGACTGGCCCGACATCGACACATGGGCAAAAATTTCTCGTTATCCCGGAAACTGGCCAAGTTCGCAAAGGAAAAGAAAGCGGCCAAGACGCTGGGCATCGTGATGGGTGTATTCATCGTGTGCTGGTTGCCGTTCTTCGTGGTCAACCTGCTGTCGGGATTCTGCATCGAGTGCATCGAGCACGAGGAGATCGTGTCGGCAATTGTGACTTGGCTGGGATGGATAAACTCCTGCATGAATCCTGTCATCTACGCCTGCTGGAGCAGGGACTTCCGCAG GGCCTTTGTGCGACTGCTGTGTATGTGCTGTCCTCGAAAGATCCGCCGCAAATACCAGCCCACGATGCGGTCAAAATCGCAGGTGAGTTGCCCCGTTCCCCCTGCAGATGAATACCTTCCATTTCAGCTGACGTCGACTTGTGATACTCCTTCTCTTAGTCACGGTCTGGGTGGagtttttaaagttttgttGGTGCATCGTCTGTTCTTTAGGGCGAGAAGTAAAAAGGTTTCGGCCGCCTACGCTTTTGTATGCTCCAAATACGAAGCTCAACGAACGGccaaattaatttacaaatttaatgaatatgCATACAGGAAAAAAACTGGCATTTACCACTCAAGGTGGCCCATAATCCCCCCCGTAGCACCCACCGACTTCCGTTCACACATGGCAGACAACCATGAAAACTTCCTGACATCCGCCCCGGACTCATTCTCGTCCTCGCCCCCTGGCACACCACACACATCCGTGCATAAATCATCAGGCGTCGCATCACTCAACCTGTCGACCCACCGACCCCCACAATCCTTTCCTGATTTTAATGAATCATTTTCTAATGTTCGGCAACTCTGA